ttaAAGAGTCTTTTTATGAATTGTGACTTTGCCAACTTATTCCTGTTTGGTTGACTCATAAGTTCTGTGCTTCACAATCTCAACACATTCTACATTTATCTTGTTCTATTATACTAATTGggttccaaaaaaaaaaagcaaaagcacATAAAGACCCTGATCCAAGTAAACACATGCCTTCTTAATATTGCATACTATTACAGGCAAATATGTAATGAGCTAGATCATGCTAAACATGCTGGATTCTGCTATACAATCACGAAACGTGCTAGTCGAAAATCAATTTGATAACAACAATTCTTTGAATCCATGACTAGCACATTCCGGCAAGCATATGCAGAGCAACATTGTTCCACTTGGTTCAGCCCCTCCTTCAggcaaaaacacacacacttgaGGCGTTGGAGTTAAGTCGATAGGGCCGGCATATATCGGCTTACCCCAACCGAAATCAGCGGCCTCGTATATAGAAAACCGAGTCCATTGAGTTATCGTCAGTTTGCCACCAAATTCTAGCCTCTTAGGCCTATAGAGATCAATGTAGTCGATTGTTGATTTCAGATACTCCTCCGAGACCCCTAACCGAGCCTCGCGGACTAACTGGGATGTGTCAGCTAGGCATCCCTTCACAAGGCTCTCTATGGTGCTCGTAGCACACGCCACGCACAAGGCATTACCATAAAAACCTTCTTTCAGAGGAGTATCTCTCAACTTCTCACGAGCATTGACGGAGAAAGTGAGGCGAAGCTCGCAGTCGGGAGGCTTCACATTCAGTGCTTTCACCCAACATCTCCACACATGAGCTGCTGTTGCATCAAAGGTTGTGCATGAAAGCTCTCCCGCTTGTGCTAGTATCTTCAAACGGGCTTGGAATTCGCGGCTCATCCGGTAGCATTTCTGGACAGGCTTGCCTTGCCACAGTGTCTTTGCCAAGGTGGAACCGTCGACAATTCTCTTGAATTCAGTATGGGAGAACTGAATCTTGGGGGGGTCGCGGGGCAGAAATACCTCTCGATCCCAACAAGGCTTTGGATTCACCACCAAAGAGCCAGCTTTCGCTGTTTCAGCCCAGGCACTGAGAAACTGCATTGCTCCGAGGCCATCACAGAGACAATGGCACA
The nucleotide sequence above comes from Salvia hispanica cultivar TCC Black 2014 chromosome 5, UniMelb_Shisp_WGS_1.0, whole genome shotgun sequence. Encoded proteins:
- the LOC125186644 gene encoding omega-hydroxypalmitate O-feruloyl transferase; the encoded protein is MACWVEELDFPRLEIPVTIDGIGHVLSDFDLATAQQDTTLYLSNLDDMIGVRLFTPTVYFYQPQGDEPVVQILRDALTKVLVPYYPFTGRLRETENGKLEIFFGPNQGALLVEAHSDVPFADLGDLSVPNPAWMNLIYRFPNEEQYKVVDMPLVIAQVTKFTCGGFSLGLRMCHCLCDGLGAMQFLSAWAETAKAGSLVVNPKPCWDREVFLPRDPPKIQFSHTEFKRIVDGSTLAKTLWQGKPVQKCYRMSREFQARLKILAQAGELSCTTFDATAAHVWRCWVKALNVKPPDCELRLTFSVNAREKLRDTPLKEGFYGNALCVACATSTIESLVKGCLADTSQLVREARLGVSEEYLKSTIDYIDLYRPKRLEFGGKLTITQWTRFSIYEAADFGWGKPIYAGPIDLTPTPQVCVFLPEGGAEPSGTMLLCICLPECASHGFKELLLSN